One part of the Anguilla anguilla isolate fAngAng1 chromosome 11, fAngAng1.pri, whole genome shotgun sequence genome encodes these proteins:
- the LOC118208182 gene encoding natural resistance-associated macrophage protein 2-like isoform X1 produces MATEQEVELSEGSLSQENGIWSTHLQNDETPPPGHSESPNQLFSTYFEEKVPIPEESSGTGFSFRKLWAFTGPGFLMSIAYLDPGNIESDLQSGAKAEFKLLWVLLVSTVIGLLLQRLAARLGVVTAMHLAEMCNRQYRAVPRIILWLMVELAIIGSDMQEVIGCAIAFSLLSAGRIPLWGGVLITIIDTFVFLFLDKYGLRKLEAFFGFLITIMAITFGYEYVTVRPDQGKLLTGMFVPYCQGCGPVQLQQAVGVVGAVIMPHNIYLHSALVKSREIDRSCKEKVKEANKYFFIESAIALFLSFLINVFVVAVFAEAIFGRRNSEVNEICNQTGGLHMDLFPQNNETLQVDIYKGGLVLGCFFGPAALYIWAVGILAAGQSSTMTGTYSGQFVMEGFLNLRWSRFARVLLTRSIAITPTLLVAIFQDVQHLTGMNDFLNVLQSMQLPFALIPILTFTSLPSVMGEFANGLVWKIGGGVVVLVVCAINMYFVVVYVSALDSVWLYVLAAFLSVAYLGFVGYLAWLCLIALGVSCVDISGRVCWGLGRHTETHLLNDMDGSGPAER; encoded by the exons atggcaacagagcaGGAAGTGGAGCTGTCGGAAG gTAGTCTTTCTCAGGAGAATGGCATCTGGTCCACACACTTACAGAATGATGAAACTCCGCCCCCAGGCCACTCAGAATCACCAAATCAGCTCTTCTCCACCTACTTTGAGGAGAAGGTCCCCAttccagaggagagcagtggG ACGGGGTTCAGTTTTCGGAAGCTGTGGGCGTTCACCGGACCCGGGTTCCTGATGAGCATCGCCTACCTGGACCCGGGGAACATCGAGTCGGACCTGCAGTCCGGGGCCAAGGCAGAGTTCAAG CTCCTGTGGGTGCTCCTGGTGTCCACCGTCATCGGGCTCCTGCTGCAGCGGCTGGCGGCCCGGCTGGGCGTGGTCACGGCCATGCACCTGGCCGAGATGTGCAATCGGCAGTACCGCGCC gtgCCGCGTATAATCCTGTGGCTGATGGTGGAGCTGGCCATCATTGGCTCCGACATGCAGGAGGTCATCGGCTGCGCCATCGCCTTCAGCCTCCTCTCCGCTGGCAG GATCCCGCTCTGGGGAGGCGTCCTCATCACCATCATCGATACCTTCGTCTTCCTGTTCCTGGACAAGTACG GTCTCAGGAAGCTGGAGgccttttttggttttctcatCACAATCATGGCCATCACCTTTGGATATGAG TACGTGACGGTGAGGCCGGACCAGGGGAAGCTGCTGACGGGCATGTTCGTGCCGTACTGCCAGGGCTGCGGCCccgtgcagctgcagcaggccgtGGGCGTCGTGGGCGCCGTCATCATGCCGCACAACATCTACCTGCACTCTGCGCTCGTCAAG TCCCGGGAGATCGACCGCTCCTGCAAGGAGAAGGTGAAGGAGGCCAACAAGTACTTCTTCATCGAGTCGGCCAtcgccctgttcctctccttcctcatcAACGTCTTCGTGGTGGCCGTGTTTGCCGAGGCCATCTTCGGACGCAGGAATTCTGAAGTG AATGAGATCTGCAACCAGACGGGCGGTCTGCACATGGACCTGTTCCCCCAGAATAACGAGACGCTGCAGGTGGACATCTACAAAGGG GGCTTGGTGCTGGGCTGTTTCTTCGGGCCGGCGGCGCTGTACATTTGGGCGGTGGGGATCCTGGCGGCGGGACAGAGCTCCACCATGACGGGGACGTACTCGGGGCAGTTTGTGATGGAG GGTTTTCTGAATCTGCGCTGGTCCCGTTTCGCCAGAGTGCTGCTCACCCGCTCCATCGccatcacccccaccctgctggTGGCCATCTTTCAGGATGTACAGCACCTGACCGGGATGAATGACTTCCTCAACGTGCTGCAGAGCATGCag ttgCCATTTGCTTTGATCCCGATCCTGACGTTCACCAGCCTGCCCTCCGTGATGGGTGAATTCGCCAACGGCCT AGTGTGGAAGATCGGCGGCGGCGTGGTCGTCCTGGTGGTCTGCGCCATCAACATGTACTTTGTGGTGGTGTACGTCTCCGCGCTGGACAGCGTGTGGCTGTACGTGCTGGCCGCCTTCCTCTCCGTCGCCTACCTGGGCTTCGTGGGCTACCTG
- the LOC118208182 gene encoding natural resistance-associated macrophage protein 2-like isoform X2, whose translation MSIAYLDPGNIESDLQSGAKAEFKLLWVLLVSTVIGLLLQRLAARLGVVTAMHLAEMCNRQYRAVPRIILWLMVELAIIGSDMQEVIGCAIAFSLLSAGRIPLWGGVLITIIDTFVFLFLDKYGLRKLEAFFGFLITIMAITFGYEYVTVRPDQGKLLTGMFVPYCQGCGPVQLQQAVGVVGAVIMPHNIYLHSALVKSREIDRSCKEKVKEANKYFFIESAIALFLSFLINVFVVAVFAEAIFGRRNSEVNEICNQTGGLHMDLFPQNNETLQVDIYKGGLVLGCFFGPAALYIWAVGILAAGQSSTMTGTYSGQFVMEGFLNLRWSRFARVLLTRSIAITPTLLVAIFQDVQHLTGMNDFLNVLQSMQLPFALIPILTFTSLPSVMGEFANGLVWKIGGGVVVLVVCAINMYFVVVYVSALDSVWLYVLAAFLSVAYLGFVGYLAWLCLIALGVSCVDISGRVCWGLGRHTETHLLNDMDGSGPAER comes from the exons ATGAGCATCGCCTACCTGGACCCGGGGAACATCGAGTCGGACCTGCAGTCCGGGGCCAAGGCAGAGTTCAAG CTCCTGTGGGTGCTCCTGGTGTCCACCGTCATCGGGCTCCTGCTGCAGCGGCTGGCGGCCCGGCTGGGCGTGGTCACGGCCATGCACCTGGCCGAGATGTGCAATCGGCAGTACCGCGCC gtgCCGCGTATAATCCTGTGGCTGATGGTGGAGCTGGCCATCATTGGCTCCGACATGCAGGAGGTCATCGGCTGCGCCATCGCCTTCAGCCTCCTCTCCGCTGGCAG GATCCCGCTCTGGGGAGGCGTCCTCATCACCATCATCGATACCTTCGTCTTCCTGTTCCTGGACAAGTACG GTCTCAGGAAGCTGGAGgccttttttggttttctcatCACAATCATGGCCATCACCTTTGGATATGAG TACGTGACGGTGAGGCCGGACCAGGGGAAGCTGCTGACGGGCATGTTCGTGCCGTACTGCCAGGGCTGCGGCCccgtgcagctgcagcaggccgtGGGCGTCGTGGGCGCCGTCATCATGCCGCACAACATCTACCTGCACTCTGCGCTCGTCAAG TCCCGGGAGATCGACCGCTCCTGCAAGGAGAAGGTGAAGGAGGCCAACAAGTACTTCTTCATCGAGTCGGCCAtcgccctgttcctctccttcctcatcAACGTCTTCGTGGTGGCCGTGTTTGCCGAGGCCATCTTCGGACGCAGGAATTCTGAAGTG AATGAGATCTGCAACCAGACGGGCGGTCTGCACATGGACCTGTTCCCCCAGAATAACGAGACGCTGCAGGTGGACATCTACAAAGGG GGCTTGGTGCTGGGCTGTTTCTTCGGGCCGGCGGCGCTGTACATTTGGGCGGTGGGGATCCTGGCGGCGGGACAGAGCTCCACCATGACGGGGACGTACTCGGGGCAGTTTGTGATGGAG GGTTTTCTGAATCTGCGCTGGTCCCGTTTCGCCAGAGTGCTGCTCACCCGCTCCATCGccatcacccccaccctgctggTGGCCATCTTTCAGGATGTACAGCACCTGACCGGGATGAATGACTTCCTCAACGTGCTGCAGAGCATGCag ttgCCATTTGCTTTGATCCCGATCCTGACGTTCACCAGCCTGCCCTCCGTGATGGGTGAATTCGCCAACGGCCT AGTGTGGAAGATCGGCGGCGGCGTGGTCGTCCTGGTGGTCTGCGCCATCAACATGTACTTTGTGGTGGTGTACGTCTCCGCGCTGGACAGCGTGTGGCTGTACGTGCTGGCCGCCTTCCTCTCCGTCGCCTACCTGGGCTTCGTGGGCTACCTG